A window of Vidua chalybeata isolate OUT-0048 chromosome 27, bVidCha1 merged haplotype, whole genome shotgun sequence contains these coding sequences:
- the GTPBP3 gene encoding tRNA modification GTPase GTPBP3, mitochondrial gives MALSGAVRAARGRWARALSSARVAPAAGTGDTIFALCSAPGRCGVAVIRASGPGSAGALRSLTATPAPPPPRVLALRRIRDPQSAESLDRGLVVWFPGPHSFTGEDCAELHVHGGPAVVSGVLRALGRLPGLRPAEPGEFTRRAFAHGKLDLTAAEGLRDLIGAETEAQRRQALRQMEGDLGRLYQRWSHALTQALAHLEAYIDFSEDDNVEEEVVARVDVTVRELLRDIRGHLRDGRRGELLRGGVRAVIAGPPNVGKSSLLNLLCRRPAAIVSPMAGTTRDVLEVALDIGGYPLVLSDTAGLRQATDPVEREGVSRARARLCQADLVLAVLDATSVPPAPGALGAALAALEPPPGTPCVLVLNKADLLGGHGGSPSAAGAQGPPATLLSCGGSPSAAGAQGPPATLLSCKTGQGLEALLELLAQQLAQLCGDPLSGWPSLTQSRHSRHLGACAAALERFGDLGDSGDLAVAAEQLRVARRELGRITGHVGAEDVLDIIFRDFCVGK, from the exons ATGGCGCTGAGCGGGGCCGTGAGGGCAGCGCggggcag GTGGGCGCGCGCGCTGAGCTCGGCCCGGGTGGCACCTGCGGCGGGCACAGGTGACACCATCTTCGCGCTGTGCTCGGCGCCGGGGCGCTGCGGCGTGGCCGTGATCCGGGCCAGCGGGCCGGGCAGCGCGGGGGCCCTGCGCAGCCTCACCGCcacccccgcgccgcccccgccgcgggtCCTGGCCCTGCGCCGCATCCGGGACCCGCAGAGCGCCGAGAGCCTGGACCGCGGGCTCGTGGTGTGGTTCCCag GGCCCCACAGCTTCACCGGGGAGGATTGTGCCGAGCTGCACGTGCACGGGGGGCCCGCCGTGGTCAGCGGGGTGCTGCGGGCCCTGG GCCGCTtgccggggctgcggccggCCGAGCCGGGCGAGTTCACGCGCCGGGCGTTTGCCCACGGCAAGCTGGACCTGACGGCGGCCGAGGGCCTGCGGGACCTGATCGGGGCCGAGACGGAGGCGCAGCGGCGCCAGGCCCTCCGGCAGATGGAGGGGGACCTGGGCCGGCTCTACCAGCGCTGGAGCCACGCCCTGACCCAG GCGCTGGCCCACCTGGAGGCCTACATCGACTTCAGCGAGGATGACAACGTGGAGGAAGAGGTTGTGGCCCGAG tgGATGTCACCGTGCGGGAGCTGCTCCGGGACATCCGGGGCCACCTGCGGGACGGGCGCCGGGGGGAGCTGCTGCGGGGGGGGGTCCGGGCGGTCATCGCCGGCCCCCCCAACGTGGGCAAGAGCAGCCTGCTCAACCTGCTCT gtcGGCGCCCGGCCGCCATCGTGTCCCCCATGGCGGGCACCACGCGGGACGTGCTGGAGGTGGCCCTGGACATCGGGGGGTACCCGCTGGTGCTCAGCGACACCGCGGGGCTGCGCCAGGCCACCGACCCCGTGGAGCGCGAGGGCGTCAGCCGGGCACGGGCCCG GTTGTGCCAGGCCGAtctggtgctggcagtgctggatgcCACCTCGGTGCCACCCGCGCCGGGGGCTCTGGGGGCGGCGCTGGCGGCGCTGGAGCCGCCCCCGGGCACCCCCTGCGTGCTGGTGCTCAACAAGGCCGACCTGctgggggggcacggggggtcCCCGAGTGCCGCCGGTGCCCAGGGACCCCCTGCCACCCTCCTGTCCTGCGGGGGGTCCCCGAGTGCCGCCGGTGCCCAGGGACCCCCTGCCACCCTCCTGTCCTGCAAGAcgggccaggggctggaggcgctgctggagctgctggcacaacagctggcacagct GTGCGGGGATCCGCTGTCGGGGTGGCCCAGCCTGAcgcagagcaggcacagccgCCACCTCGGGGCGTGCGCGGCGGCCCTGGAGCGCTTCGGGGACctcggggacagcggggaccTGGCGGTGGCGGCCGAGCAGCTGCGGGTGGCACGGCGGGAGCTGGGCAGGATCACCGGGCACGTGGGCGCCGAGGATGTCCTGGATAtcatttttagggatttttgtGTCGGGAAGTGA
- the ANO8 gene encoding anoctamin-8: MPEPPAAAQDGERPRRAPAAEERAEPAAPTGVLDKLFGKRLLQAGRYIMSHKAWMKTVPTENCDVLMTFPDSTDDHTLLWLLNHIRLGIPELIVQVRHHRHTRVYAFFVTATYESLLRGADEMGLRKPVKAEFGGGMRGFSCEEDYIYENIENELGFFSSQERQSIIRYWLENLRAKQGESLHNIHFLEGQPIIPELAARGVIQQLFPLHEQRILKRLMKSWVQAVCEAQPLDDICDYFGVKIAMYFAWLGFYTSAMVYPAVFGSILYTFTDSDQTSQDISCVVFAIFNVVWATLFLEEWKRRGAEFAYKWGTLDTPAESLEEPRPQFRGVKRISPVTSAEEFYYPPWKRLLFQSLVSLPVCLACLTLVFLLMLGCFQLQEFVLSVQELPRVLRFLPKIILAVIVTACDELYKKVALWLNDMENYRLQSAYEKHLIIKIVLFQFVNSYLSLFYIGFYLKDMERLKEMLATLLITRQFLQNVREVSQPHLYRRLRRGDLSVRGLRQLAHALLCLLAPRRPPRAPPEGPRGEKKCLNGGCGVPEEEEEEEEERRGSDSEEESALDCGLKLKKVSFIERGERRAEPAGPEDEPFLEEGSPTMVEKGMDPAAVFELCEEEEEAEAQPGSPGRAAEPAVLARRRRREEEEGEEEGRKRNRASWIDPPEEDYSTQLTQAEVESCMKKYEDTFQDYQEMFIQFGYVVLFSSAFPLAAACALLNNVIEIRSDAFKLCTGLQRPFGQRVPSIGHWQKVMEAMGVLAIVVNCYLLAQCGQLRRLCPWLSPEGAIVSVVVLEHFALLLKYVIQVAIPDIPAWVAEEMAKLEYQRREAFKKHERQAQHHFQQQQRRKREEEERQRHAELQARRERDPGRDEATKAEATGQDPAHDKGPAKGKSSGGSSAHGPDKPKRPSSLLATNNVMKLKQIIPLQGKFLSGGAAAAGTAAARSPQSPTGSENKLPGFLSFKFLKSPETKRDAGTEKVQSPTKPFNPGKLFNFGKSEGLGANGGAAGASPQPRAGPSADAGPGKSHLNEEGAREEAENRAEEEGGGARL; this comes from the exons ATGCCCGAGCCGCCGGCCGCGGCGCAGGACGGAGAGCGGCCCCGGCGGGCCCCGGCCGCGGAGGAGCGAGCGGAACCGGCGGCCCCCACCGGAGTGCTGG ATAAACTCTTCGGGAAGCGGCTGCTCCAGGCCGGGCGCTACATCATGTCCCACAAGGCCTGGATGAAAACGGTGCCCACGGAGAACTGCGACGTGCTCATGACATTCCCGG ACAGCACGGATGACCACacgctgctgtggctgctgaacCACATCCGCCTGGGCATCCCCGAGCTGATCGTGCAGGTGCGGCACCACCGGCACACGCGCGTCTACGCCTTCTTCGTCACCGCCACCTACGAGAG TTTGCTGCGCGGGGCGGACGAGATGGGGCTGCGGAAGCCGGTGAAGGCGGAGTTCGGGGGCGGCATGCGCGGCTTCTCCTGCGAGGAGGATTACATCTACGAGAACATCGAGAACGAGCTCGGCTTCTTCAGCTCCCAG GAGCGGCAGAGCATCATCCGCTACTGGCTGGAGAACCTGCGGGCCAAGCAGGGCGAGTCCCTGCACAACATCCACTTCCTCGAGGGACAGCCCATCA TCCCGGAGCTGGCGGCACGGGGGGTgatccagcagctgttcccgCTGCACGAGCAGAGGATCCTCAAGCGCCTGATGAAGTCCTGGGTGCAGGCGGTGTGCGAGGCGCAGCCCCTCG ATGACATCTGTGACTATTTTGGGGTGAAGATTGCCATGTACTTCGCCTGGCTGGGCTTCTACACCTCGGCCATGGTGTACCCGGCCGTGTTCGGCTCCATCCTCTACACCTTCACCGACAGCGACCAG ACCAGCCAGGACATCTCCTGCGTGGTCTTCGCCATCTTCAACGTCGTCTGGGCCACGCTGTTCCTGGAGGAGTGGAAGCGCCGCGGCGCCGAGTTCGCCTACAAGTGGGGGACGCTGGACACGCCCGCGGAGTCCCTGGAGGAGCCCCGGCCCCAGTTCCGG GGGGTGAAGCGGATCAGCCCCGTGACCAGCGCCGAGGAGTTCTACTACCCGCCCTGGAAGCGCCTCCTGTTCCAGAGCCTCGTCAGCCTCCCCGTGTGCCTCGCCTGCCTCACCCTCGTCTTCCTCCTCATGCTCGGctgcttccagctccag gaGTTCGTGCTGAGCGTTCAGGAGCTGCCGCGCGTCCTTCGCTTCCTGCCCAAAATCATCCTGGCCGTCATTGTCACCGCCTGTGACGAGCTCTACAAGAAAGTGGCCTTGTGGCTCAATGACATGG AGAATTACCGGCTGCAGAGCGCCTACGAGAAACACCTGATCATCAAAATCGTCCtg TTCCAGTTCGTCAATTCCTACCTGAGCCTTTTCTACATCGGATTCTACCTCAAGGACATGGAGCGCCTCAAGGAG ATGCTGGCCACGCTGCTGATCACGCGGCAGTTCCTGCAGAACGTGCGGGAGGTGTCGCAGCCCCACCTGTACCGGCGCCTCCGCCGCGGCGACCTCAGCGTGCGCGGCCTGCGGCAGCTCGCCCACGCGCTGCTCTGCCTGCTCGCCCCGCGGCGACCCCCGCGGGCCCCCCCGGAGGGGCCGCGCGGCGAGAAGAAATGTCTGAACGGGGGCTGCGGGGTgcccgaggaggaggaggaggaggaggaagagcggCGCGGCTCGGACTCGGAGGAGGAGAGCGCGCTGGACTGCGGGCTGAAGCTGAAGAAGGTGAGCTTCATCGAGCGTGGCGAGCGGCGGGCGGAGCCCGCTGGCCCCGAGGACGAGCCCTTCCTGGAGGAGGGCAGCCCCACCATGGTGGAGAAGGGCATGGACCCCGCGGCCGTGTTCGAGCTgtgcgaggaggaggaggaggccgAAGCGCagcccggcagccccggcaggGCGGCGGAGCCGGCGGTGCtggcgaggaggaggaggagggaggaggaggagggcgaggaggaagggaggaagcgCAACCGCGCCTCGTGGATTGACCCCCCCGAGGAGGATTACTCCACGCAGCTGACGCAGGCCGAGGTGGAGAGCTGCATGAAGAAGTACGAG gACACCTTCCAGGACTACCAGGAGATGTTCATCCAGTTTGGCTACGTGGTGCTCTTCTCCTCGGCCTTCCCGCTGGCGGCCGCCTGCGCCCTGCTCAACAACGTCATCGAGATCCGCAGCGACGCCTTCAAGCTCTGCACGGGGCTGCAGAGACCCTTCGGCCAGCGCGTGCCCAGCATCGGCCACTGGCAG AAGGTGATGGAGGCCATGGGCGTGCTGGCCATCGTGGTGAACTGCTACCTGCTGGCGCAGTGCGGGCAGCTGCGCCGCCTCTGCCCCTGGCTCAGCCCCGAGGGCGCCATCGTCTCCGTCGTGGTGCTGGAG cacttCGCCCTGCTCCTCAAGTACGTCATCCAGGTGGCCATTCCCGACATCCCCGCCTGGGTGGCCGAGGAGATGGCCAAGCTGGAATACCAGCGCCGCGAGGCCTTCAAG AAGCACGAGCGGCAGGCCCAGCAccacttccagcagcagcagcgccgcaAGCgcgaggaggaggagcggcAGCGCCACGCCGAGCTCCAGGCGCGCCGCGAGCGCGACCCCGGCCGCGACGAGGCCACCAAGGCCGAGGCCACCGGGCAGGACCCGGCGCACGACAAGGGCCCGGCCAAAGGGAAAAGCTCCGGCGGCTCCTCCGCGCACGGCCCCGACAAACCCAAGCGGCCCAGCTCGCTGCTGGCCACCAACAACGTGATGAAGCTGAAGCAGATCATCCCCCTGCAGGGCAAGTTCCTGTCCGGGGGCGCCGCCGCGGCCGGCACCGCCGCCGCCAGGTCGCCGCAGTCGCCGACGGGCAGCGAGAACAAACTGCCGGGGTTCCTGAGCTTCAAATTCCTCAAATCGCCCGAGACTAAGCGGGACGCGGGCACCGAGAAGGTGCAGTCGCCCACCAAGCCCTTCAACCCCGGCAAGCTCTTCAATTTCGGCAAGTCCGAAGGGCTCGGGGCCAACGGGGGCGCGGCCGGCGcgtccccgcagccccgggcggGGCCCTCGGCGGACGCGGGGCCCGGGAAGTCGCATCTCAACGAGGAAGGGGCGCGGGAGGAAGCGGAGAACAGGGCGGAGGAGGAGGGCGGCGGTGCCCGGCTCTGA